In Eriocheir sinensis breed Jianghai 21 chromosome 3, ASM2467909v1, whole genome shotgun sequence, a genomic segment contains:
- the LOC127003992 gene encoding CDP-diacylglycerol--inositol 3-phosphatidyltransferase-like yields the protein MAENIFLFVPNLIGYARIILALLSFYYMPTDYIMASSMYILSGFLDAFDGHAARILNQATKFGAMLDMLTDRCGTMCLLVTLSHFYPQYMFLFQVSMTIDISCHWLHLHTTLLAGRQSHKGIDSNPNPILRIYYSSRTVLFLMCAGNELFYSSLYLLHFTEGPFIAGIGLWRMMSYVLLPVGVLKSILALMQGYNAALSLGEIDVQERQGQKAK from the exons ATGGCAGAGAACATATTCTTATTCGTGCCTAACCTCATCG GTTATGCCCGTATCATCCTGGCCTTGTTGTCATTCTACTACATGCCCACGGATTACATTATGGCTTCCTCAATGTACATCCTCTCTGGTTTCCTGGATGCCTTTGATGGTCATGCTGCAAGAATACTAAACCAAG CTACAAAGTTTGGAGCAATGTTGGATATGCTGACAGACCGCTGTGGGACCATGTGTCTTCTTGTGACTTTGAGCCACTTCTATCCACAGTATATGTTTCTCTTCCAAGTGTCTATGACCATTGATATATCCTGTCACTGGTTGCATCTCCACAC AACTCTTTTGGCAGGTCGTCAAAGTCACAAAGGAATAGATTCCAACCCCAATCCAATCCTGCGCATCTACTATTCCTCCAGGACTGTTCTGTTCCTCATGTGTGCTGGTAATGAGCTTTTCTACTCATCTCTGTACCTTCTACACTTCACAGAAGGGCCATTTATTGCTGGCATTGGATTATGGCGGATGATGTCATATGTGCTGCTGCCTGTTGGAGTTCTTAAGTCAATTTTAGCACTGATGCAGGGCTACAATGCTGCCCTTAGTCTTGGGGAAATAGATGTACAAGAACGTCAAGGTCAAAAGGCCAAGTAA